The following coding sequences lie in one Drosophila sulfurigaster albostrigata strain 15112-1811.04 chromosome 2R, ASM2355843v2, whole genome shotgun sequence genomic window:
- the LOC133835893 gene encoding uncharacterized protein LOC133835893 — translation MSKHADNDNLRNDIYENLPCQAMYNESVRKMQQQQQQPLPHHHQPHHPKSTQNHNSISNNSSSNINSNPNGNSNSMGNCKQPKEMLYATPLRKSDRYKSSERSTRHVTTAPLLEGVAQQDTKLSNLRSCDSNRLASARNGNAVQVTDLDANDDDDQQLLLGCEGGDGNASTSALVGGSKSNNQQVMSLGAGGTPNKQLEDRRILNFLKDTTQVQKKLEITGRDCPNASFSNLAREEHFANLVQQNFALELTHANGGGGGGGSAPEEDGLELDKQQPAQETADNLESLMQRKHSPDKEVNGISQHLEHTNHRIVSTVYIHREWVLKKIALCLEQRTAGKKPMPAALGAASAGYVSARAKAAAISSSSYNGCLVLGSNGSGKTSICQAIMKGNSGTKGILNRKLLACYLIESQNPECHSLSLFMRKIVLQLLSHASLISREDSQRIIDEGFSFLREEAAQQESKLDEAMNNITLSENAEELLIEELKRGASECDTKELDNFQKRRTSTAQKSSLKRQQSEPAPAGEQLTELDEKMGSNSYGTHPPKRGAAAVQQQECGEQDKDTGSEKEQKLLQEQKEKEKEKDKEAPKSSPVKSKSKIPVKRGRNGSGVSSPAKAMATASAGLSNGQAIQQGGGEDIAELVSEQLKHEIAAAIEDVKLEQPKDDEDKPEAEKETEQQQETTKEEPEKSEAEPLIDFDSSVEAAEQPAEDSEDKKELTPTAAAPPVPGDKPRVTNSTNTLPPPLPKTKSCRTIIADGYYELLMSNPEILECLSVDSIEKNPDECFKKALLFPLLELTPPKTALLLLIDSIDENYINDGNLISTLKGGRGTVTNHKSRNVAELLSNHIHLFPKWLFLVCTTKKQTKQITKMFTGFKKITLDDLRKSHVVKDVQEYIINRLNTDFKDSIMLTKEIIESLHQLYIKSNGCILYLEKVLHGIKDNFFSFREIKLIPCTLNGLYLYICQKSFNKKQYMKIRPLLNVLLASSGYVDKLFLFNCLRTHNYTIDCQEFEKRLQLMRNILAYDANAQRLKIFHNSFADWLVDVKFATKKFICDVNEGHVMISMYYLLVADTLCANTVRRFAYHLIKCGEYLTNRHIDLDLILMLLESRLNLSDCFYTNHLNCCAQCEHDFKTDVNFLPKTRSMLERFLANELSEQFAQFLCDFFKPSLPTDAKILKLLIETGINNAEAQTSCESSLMSPELSDKSQNIDFELADLLLSSEKSCLLETQRTVSPSEHSEPPHESQDENASSTLHQLSDSHHIELHKGKALIHILANDGNHQLLERALNACKSPIDLEIEDYNGQTALNIAARNGHLEVVKLLLSFSQPCNDGTGRMKRVDVNHADRDGWTPLRSASWGGHSEVVRLLIAQPACKIDLADKEGRTALRAAAWSGHEDILKLLIESGADVNSVDRQGRTSLIAASYMGHYDIVEILLENGANVNHLDLDGRSALCVAALCGSSGYSKVISTLLDHGANTDQLDNDGMSPLLVSSFEGNAEVCELLLENAADPDLADFMGRTPLWAACTAGHATVVRLLLFWGCGIDCMDSEGRTVLSIGAAQGNVETVRQLLDRGLDETHRDNAGWTPLHYAAFEGFHEVCLQLLESGAKIDECDNEGKTALHLAAQEGRLRCVQTLLDIHSSFVDQKAHDGKTAFRLACLEGHMETVEFLLKFCCDVNSKDADSRTTLYILALENKLDIVKYLLDMTNVDVNIPDSEGRTALHVAAWQGHADMVKTLIEAGADVNSMDLEARTPLHSCAWQGNHDVMNILLYFGALADHACKQGATALGISAQEGHEKCVIALLQFGANPYKSDHCGRTPIKLAAKSSRNSILKIFESYTKNEASNNPNNDAKFHASMLRSPDQPPALPLHQNLAPYPAHASASSVCSAATTATVHNGSNLQVLNASSSTHSSNNFYQNTMQSDTSSLHKRKSVISSQSTGSSNDQAPLTFTQQLQRQSKLSSRNNLMVNSKHASGSGTASGSHKASNNGQRHSQVLPDLSEHQLASNMTNEADLYDMECMSPLYATPPHSPSSELSSPGQLPALNAFVDDDRAGPSNGGSKSALPDNHFARDTHMRIILGNLKENQPSSSSKSKRSGVSSNPAMRLIRSRFDSAAQLIRRTNNMLSSSSNQGSSSIGVKSGTFQWRKESQM, via the exons ATGTCTAAGCACGCTGACAACGATAATCTGCGCAATGACATCTATGAGAATCTGCCCTGTCAGGCGATGTACAATGAGTCTGTGCGCAagatgcaacaacagcagcagcagccgctgccacATCATCACCAGCCGCATCATCCAAAGTCTACACAGAATCACAACAGcattagcaacaacagcagcagcaacatcaacagcaatcCCAATGGCAACTCCAATTCGATGGGCAACTGCAAGCAACCCAAAGAGATGTTGTACGCGACTCCGTTGCGCAAATCGGATCGTTACAAGAGCAGCGAACGCTCGACGCGTCATGTAACAACTGCCCCTTTGCTGGAGGGCGTGGCACAGCAGGACACTAAACTTTCCAATCTGCGAAGCTGCGATTCCAATCGTTTGGCCAGCGCACGCAATGGAAACGCGGTGCAGGTCACAGATTTAGATGCtaatgacgatgatgatcaGCAGTTGCTGCTTGGTTGCGAAGGCGGCGATGGCAATGCTTCAACTAGCGCTTTAGTGGGAGGCTCCAAGTCGAACAATCAACAGGTGATGTCGCTGGGCGCAGGTGGCACTCCAAACAAACAGCTCGAGGACcgacgtatacttaatttcttAAAGGACACAACTCAAGTGCAAAAGAAATTAGAGATAACTGGACGCGATTGTCCCAATGCCAGCTTCTCGAATCTGGCACGTGAGGAGCACTTTGCCAATCTGGTGCAGCAAAACTTTGCGCTGGAGTTGACGCATGCTAATGGCGGAGGAGGTGGTGGAGGATCGGCGCCTGAGGAGGATGGCTTGGAGCTGGACAAACAGCAGCCAGCTCAGGAGACCGCTGACAATCTGGAGTCGCTGATGCAGCGCAAGCATTCACCGGACAAAGAGGTGAATGGCATCTCCCAGCACTTGGAGCACACCAATCATCGCATTGTGAGCACTGTTTACATACATCGCGAATGGGTGCTCAAGAAGATTGCACTGTGTCTGGAACAGCGCACGGCGGGCAAGAAACCAATGCCAGCTGCCTTAGGTGCTGCTTCGGCCGGTTATGTTTCAGCGCGTGCCAAGGCAGCGGCCATCTCTAGCTCCAGCTACAACGGTTGCTTGGTGTTGGGTTCCAATGGCTCTGGGAAAACATCGATTTGTCAGGCCATCATGAAGGGCAATTCGGGCACCAAGGGCATCTTGAATCGCAAGCTGCTCGCCTGCTATCTGATTGAATCCCAGAATCCCGAGTGTCACAGTTTGTCGCTGTTTATGCGCAAGAttgtgctgcagttgctcaGCCATGCGTCGTTGATCAGTCGCGAGGATAGTCAGCGCATTATCGACGAGGGTTTCTCGTTTCTGCGTGAGGAAGCTGCGCAGCAGGAGTCCAAGTTGGATGAGGCCATGAACAACATAACGCTCAGCGAAAACGCCGAGGAACTGTTGATTGAGGAGCTGAAACGTGGCGCTAGCGAATGCGACACCAAGGAGCTGGATAACTTTCAGAAGCGACGCACTTCCACGGCTCAAAAGTCGAGCCTGAAGCGTCAGCAATCAGAGCCAGCGCCAGCTGGTGAGCAGCTCACAGAGTTGGATGAGAAGATGGGCAGCAATAGCTATGGCACGCATCCGCCCAAGCGTGGAGCGGCTGcagtgcagcagcaggaaTGTGGCGAGCAGGATAAGGATACAGGCAGCGAAAAGGAGCAGAAGTTGCTGCAAGAacagaaggagaaggagaaagaaaAGGACAAGGAGGCGCCCAAGAGCAGCCCGGTAAAGAGCAAGTCCAAAATACCAGTGAAGCGTGGACGCAATGGCAGTGGCGTCTCTTCGCCAGCCAAAGCCATGGCAACTGCTTCAGCTGGCCTGAGCAATGGTCAAGCTATACAGCAAGGCGGTGGCGAGGACATTGCCGAGCTGGTCAGCGAGCAGCTGAAGCATGAGATTGCAGCAGCCATTGAAGATGTCAAGCTGGAGCAGCCCAAAGATGATGAAGACAAACCTGAGGCGGAAAAAGAGacagagcaacagcaggagaCAACAAAAGAGGAGCCGGAAAAATCAGAGGCAGAGCCGCTCATTGATTTTGACAGCAGCGTAGAAGCAGCTGAGCAGCCAGCCGAGGACTCAGAGGATAAAAAGGAGTTGACacccacagcagcagctccgcCTGTGCCCGGCGACAAACCACGCGTGACAAACAGCACCAACACCTTGCCACCCCCGTTGCCCAAGACGAAGAGTTGTCGCACGATCATAGCCGATGGCTACTACGAGCTGTTGATGTCCAATCCGGAGATACTCGAGTGTCTCAGTGTCGATAGCATCGAGAAGAATCCCGATGAGTGCTTCAAGAAGGCGCTGCTATTTCCGCTGCTGGAACTAACGCCACCGAAGACGGCTCTCTTGCTACTTATCGATTCGATTGATGAGAATTACATCAACGATGGCAATTTGATCTCAACGCTGAAAGGCGGACGTGGCACGGTGACCAATCACAAGAGCCGCAATGTGGCCGAGTTGCTGTCGAATCACATTCATCTGTTTCCCAAATGGTTGTTCCTTGTCTGCACCACCAAGAAGCAAACGAAACAGATTACGAAAATGTTTACGGGCTTCAAGAAGATAACCTTGGATGATCTGCGCAAATCGCATGTGGTCAAGGATGTCCAGGAGTATATCATCAACCGTTTGAATACGGACTTTAAGGACAGCATTATGCTGACCAAGGAGATCATTGAATCGTTACATCAGTTGTACATCAAGTCAAATGGTTGCATTTTGTACCTGGAGAAGGTGCTGCATGGCATTAAGGATAACTTCTTTAGCTTTCGCGAGATCAAGTTGATTCCTTGCACCTTGAATGGATTGTATTTGTACATCTGCCAGAAGTCGTTTAACAAGAAGCAATATATGAAGATCAGGCCGCTGCTCAATGTGCTCTTGGCCTCCTCGGGCTATGTGGACAAGTTGTTTCTCTTCAACTGTTTACGCACACACAACTATACTATCGATTGCCAGGAGTTTGAGAAGCGTTTGCAATTGATGCGCAACATCTTGGCCTACGATGCGAATGCGCAACGTCTGAAGATCTTTCACAATTCGTTCGCTGATTGGTTGGTGGATGTGAAGTTTGCCACCAAGAAGTTCATCTGCGATGTCAACGAGGGACACGTTATGATCTCCATGTATTATTTGCTGGTCGCTGATACTTTGTGTGCGAATACGGTGCGAAGATTCGCCTATCATTTAATCAAGTGTGGCGAGTATTTGACCAATCGACACATTGATTTGGATTTGATTTTAATGCTGCTCGAGTCGCGTCTCAATCTCAGCGATTGCTTCTACACAAATCACTTGAATTGCTGTGCACAGTGTGAACATGACTTCAAGACCGATGTCAACTTTTTGCCCAAGACACGCTCGATGCTCGAACGTTTCTTGGCCAACGAGCTGAGCGAACAGTTTGCGCAGTTCTTGTGCGATTTCTTCAAGCCAAGTCTGCCCACAGACGCCAAGATACTCAAGCTGCTCATCGAGACGGGCATCAACAATGCCGAGGCTCAAACTTCCTGTGAATCCTCGCTGATGTCGCCCGAGTTGTCGGACAAATCCCAGAACATAGACTTTGAGCTGGCGGATCTGTTGCTATCCAGCGAGAAGAGTTGTCTGCTGGAGACCCAACGCACCGTGAGCCCCTCGGAGCACAGCGAACCGCCGCACGAGAGTCAGGATGAGAATGCCTCGAGCACGTTGCATCAATTGTCCGATTCTCATCATATTGAGCTGCACAAGGGCAAGGCTTTGATACACATTCTGGCCAACGATGGCAATCATCAGCTGTTGGAGCGTGCGCTCAATGCCTGCAAAAGTCCCATTGACCTAGAGATTGAGGACTACAATGGACAGACTGCGCTCAATATTGCCGCAAGGAACGGTCATCTGGAAGTGGTTAAACTGCTGCTGAGCTTCTCACAGCCGTGCAATGATGGCACTGGGCGTATGAAGCGTGTGGATGTGAATCATGCGGATCGCGATGGCTGGACTCCATTGCGTTCCGCCTCCTGGGGCGGACATAGTGAAGTGGTTCGATTGCTGATTGCGCAGCCCGCCTGCAAGATCGATCTGGCCGATAAAGAGGGACGCACTGCGTTGCGTGCCGCCGCCTGGAGTGGCCATGAGGACATTCTCAAGCTGCTGATTGAGTCTGGTGCCGATGTCAACTCTGTGGATCGTCAAGGTCGCACCTCGTTGATTGCCGCTTCATACATGGGACACTATGATATTGTGGAAATACTGCTGGAGAATGGCGCCAATGTCAATCATCTGGATCTCGATGGGCGCAGCGCTTTATGCGTGGCCGCCTTGTGCGGCTCCTCCGGCTACAGCAAAGTGATCTCCACGCTGCTGGATCATGGCGCCAACACCGATCAGCTGGACAATGATGGCATGTCGCCGCTGCTCGTCAGCTCCTTCGAAGGCAACGCTGAGGTCTGTGAACTGCTGCTGGAGAATGCCGCAGATCCCGATCTCGCTGACTTTATGGGACGCACTCCGCTGTGGGCTGCTTGCACTGCGGGACATGCCACTGTGGTGCGTCTGCTGTTGTTCTGGGGCTGTGGCATCGATTGCATGGACTCCGAGGGACGTACAGTCCTCAGTATTGGCGCTGCACAGGGTAATGTGGAGACAGTGCGTCAGCTTCTCGATCGTGGACTGGATGAGACGCATCGCGACAATGCTGGATGGACACCGTTGCATTATGCTGCCTTCGAGGGCTTCCATGAGGTGTGTCTGCAGCTGCTCGAATCGGGCGCCAAGATCGATGAGTGCGACAACGAGGGCAAGACGGCGTTACACTTGGCTGCCCAAGAGGGACGCTTGCGTTGTGTGCAAACACTGCTCGATATCCACTCGAGCTTTGTGGATCAGAAGGCGCACGATGGCAAGACAGCGTTCCGTTTGGCCTGCCTCGAGGGTCACATGGAAACGGTCGAGTTCTTGTTGAAGTTCTGCTGCGATGTCAACTCCAAGGATGCCGACTCACGCACTACTCTCTACATTTTGGCGCTGGAGAATAAGCTGGACATTGTCAAGTACCTGTTGGACATGACCAATGTGGATGTCAACATACCCGACAGCGAGGGACGCACGGCGTTGCATGTGGCCGCCTGGCAGGGACACGCGGACATGGTCAAGACGTTGATTGAGGCGGGCGCCGATGTTAACTCAATGGATCTGGAGGCACGCACACCGCTGCATTCGTGCGCCTGGCAGGGTAATCATGATGTCATGAACATTCTTTTGTACTTTGGGGCGCTTGCGGATCATGCCTGCAAACAGGGAGCCACAGCGTTGGGCATTTCGGCGCAGGAGGGACACGAGAAGTGTGTGATTGCGTTGCTGCAGTTTGGCGCCAATCCCTACAAGTCGGATCATTGTGGACGCACGCCCATTAAGCTGGCGGCCAAATCCAGTCGCAACAGCATACTCAAGATCTTTGAGAGCTATACCAAAA ATGAAGCTAGCAATAATCCCAACAATGATGCGAAATTCCATGCCAGCATGCTGCGCTCTCCCGACCAGCCGCCTGCATTGCCCCTGCACCAAAATCTTGCCCCATATCCAGCGCACGCTTCTGCTTCCTCGGTGTGCTCGGCAGCCACAACGGCCACGGTGCACAATGGCAGCAATCTGCAGGTGCTGAACGCCTCCAGTTCCACGCACAGCTCAAACAACTTCTATCAGAACACCATGCAATCGGACACGAGCAGCTTGCACAAGCGCAAAAGCGTTATCTCTAGTCAATCCAcgggcagcagcaacgat CAAGCGCCGCTCACTTTcacgcagcagctgcagcgtcAGAGCAAGCTGAGCTCACGCAACAATCTGATGGTCAACTCGAAGCATGCCTCGGGCTCTGGCACAGCGTCGGGATCACACAAGGCCAGCAACAATGGTCAACGTCACTCGCAGGTGCTGCCCGATCTCAGTGAGCATCAGCTAG CAAGTAATATGACTAATGAGGCGGATCTGTATGACATGGAGTGCATGTCGCCGTTATACGCCACACCGCCGCATTCGCCTAGCAGCGAGTTGAGCTCGCCTGGCCAGTTGCCAGCACTAAATGCCTTTGTGGATGACGACAGAGCTGGTCCTAGCAATGGCGGTTCAAAGTCCGCCTTGCCCGATAATCATTTTGCGCGTGACACGCACATGCGCATTATTTTGGGCAACCTTAAAGAGAATCAGCCCAGTTCGTCTAG CAAGAGCAAGCGCAGTGGCGTTTCCAGCAACCCGGCAATGAGGCTTATTCGCAGTCGCTTCGATTCGGCAGCTCAGCTGATCAGACGCACCAACAACATGCTCTCATCCAGCAGCAATCAGGGCTCATCCAGCATTGGCGTCAAATCAGGCACCTTCCAGTGGCGCAAGGAGAGTCAGATGTAA
- the LOC133835601 gene encoding protein C12orf4 homolog: METTRTVNFVYAYKDHAGKDCEAKLDVKFPFEDESLEELVTQLLAQMDPMMRYLDEDVNLEKKLQAFIDIEHQKFLDDYAEKLINQAANEELDLEAIVRNTERLYKEELLQFADRVGPSDEDIFAQSFHRLVHSTSLEDILKRERGYAKVIADMTELMDNEVESLNNSQQQEMDSQINQLDITTTSEDINNLLAQQYTTQNFVRKRYESELEAMMGHQKNEYRNWITSQVSQMFQVSPVSTPLGNRSSMFVSQQPSMEESFTIHLGSQLKHMHNIRILSANVTDLCSPLHAEESLNGLNMALGLYSSSLCGVVVLTPSIQAQANKSIIKNANRSTEFHFDQMDVQLEKIEKQIRALNSSDTSSTRSNGSGNSGEGSANSSPAKQSVPKLKTGDFFITKHSNLSQSHVIFHLISDEPINSPSEINSRHPVILGLRNILKTASRHDITTLTIPALLRHEMSEDMTVQWCIRRAELVFKCAKGFMIESASWGGAELSTLQLLLPHDISEELFTTLAGMVPNVFRVANPKILVDNNK, from the exons ATGGAGACCACTCGCACTGTAAATTTTGTGTATGCTTATAAGGATCACGCCGGCAAAGATTGTGAAGCTAAACTGGATGTCAAATTCCCCTTTGAGGATGAAAGCCTGGAGGAGTTGGTTACTCAGCTCTTGGCCCAAATGGATCCAATGATGCGGTATTTAGACGAAGACGTCA ATTTGGAGAAGAAGCTGCAAGCGTTTATAGACATTGAACATCAGAAGTTTCTCGATGATTATGCggagaaattaattaatcagGCAGCTAACGAAGAGCTCGACTTGGAAGCGATAGTGCGTAACACCGAGCGTTTGTATAAGGAAGAGTTGCTCCAGTTTGCCGATCGTGTTGGCCCCAGTGATGAGGATATCTTTGCCCAGAGTTTCCATCGTCTGGTGCACTCCACATCCCTAGAGGACATTCTGAAAAGGGAACGTGGCTATGCCAAAGTTATTGCCGACATGACCGAACTGATGGATAATGAAGTGGAATCGTTGAACAATTCGCAGCAGCAGGAAATGGACAGCCAGATCAATCAACTGGACATTACAACAACTTCGGAGGACATCAACAATCTGTTGGCACAGCAATATACCACACAGAATTTTGTACGCAAACGTTACGAATCCGAGCTGGAAGCGATGATGGGTCATCAGAAAAATGAGTACCGCAATTGGATCACTAGTCAAGTGAGTCAGATGTTCCAAGTGTCGCCGGTGTCGACGCCATTGGGCAATCGCTCCTCTATGTTTGTGTCACAGCAGCCATCGATGGAGGAGAGCTTCACCATACATTTGGGCTCGCAGCTGAAGCACATGCACAACATACGCATACTCAGTGCCAATGTGACGGATCTGTGCAGTCCACTGCATGCGGAGGAGAGCTTGAATGGCTTGAACATGGCACTGGGACTCTATTCGAGTTCGCTTTGCGGTGTCGTCGTTTTGACGCCCTCAATACAGGCGCAGGCCAACAAAAGCATTATCAAGAATGCGAACAGATCGACAGAGTTTCATTTCGATCAGATGGATGTGCAGCTGGAGAAGATTGAAAAGCAGATACGGGCCTTGAACTCAAGCGACACAAGCAGCACGcgcagcaatggcagcggcaacagtgGCGAAGGCAGCGCCAATTCTTCGCCAGCTAAACAGTCGGTGCCCAAATTGAAAACTGGCGATTTCTTCATCACCAAGCACTCGAATCTCTCGCAGTCTCATgtcatatttcatttgatatcCGATGAGCCCATCAACAGTCCCAGTGAAATTAATTCACGGCATCCAGTGATTTTGGGATtgcgaaatattttaaagactGCCAGTCGTCACGATATTACAACTTTAACCATTCCGGCTCTATTGCGTCACGAGATGAGCGAGGACATGACGGTGCAGTGGTGCATTCGACGAGCCGAGCTTGTCTTCAAGTGCGCCAAGGGTTTCATGATAGAATCTGCCTCCTGGGGCGGTGCAGAGTTAAG CAccttgcaattgttgctgccacatgaTATATCCGAGGAGCTGTTCACTACGCTGGCTGGTATGGTGCCCAATGTATTCCGCGTTGCGAATCCAAAGATACTCgtagataataataaataa
- the LOC133838760 gene encoding neprilysin-1-like, producing the protein MKCCCRRSQLQVLLLMCTWTLVRPRQIKEFNERFLQQMLRNMNESIDPCEDFYGYACGKWSENYNDSDSYLDMPGYMEYKYNLQLLRVLKMEKQQGGIYEQLWAYYASCVDLTSPAINEFLHLLEGELQLEWPIFRSNQSATWRNESHFDWWGTLAKLRSYGLNGVFISQDANVRRDNGSHYVLMLAPQAAEATPFNEQSIQDLYLAFGLDKSSAKQLTAKLMQLEWRLGNLTLHSVNSSISSLVECTLSQLQQRLPQLDWRHYLSNLLLERQPDEQLLVQVHSLNASYLQQLQLILGQSSNETICYYLMFKLIYALNTELPMSSEGDTKSQSMSCVQLLRGHMPLAIHYIYEMHNYGKRRQQTDAALQQLQHKLRFEFEQLLLENHLQLGKQEQAYVLEELHSLRLKIGNLPPRLTMQQLLEYYKQLQLRPNDFYGNTLQLLQFYNRREQQLLSNKPSVWSSQDYYQLAGVVERSSSPVKIFQNAVLVPQGYLQLPLFDVRLPMLHQHAQFGFILAHELQHAFDLFHIVYDARGNYNATGSEVLQHFDNFISCYSNAHNVPQLQLSESMADLVGLRLAFASYFDHKESVVADEQRPVGKFTAQQLFFINSVQFLCANMQQIGVAAGSQDVEHGMHNERVNRNWPHHEHFAGTFNCTVGQAMYQPQTCRLW; encoded by the coding sequence ATGAAGTGTTGTTGTCGCCGCAGTCAGTTGCAagtgctgctgttgatgtgcACTTGGACATTGGTCCGTCCGCGTCAGATCAAAGAGTTTAACGAACGCTTTCTGCAGCAAATGCTGCGGAATATGAATGAAAGCATCGATCCTTGCGAGGATTTCTATGGCTATGCCTGTGGCAAATGGAGTGAAAACTACAACGACTCGGACAGCTACTTGGATATGCCTGGCTACAtggaatacaaatacaatctGCAGTTGCTGCGAGTCCTGAAGATGGAGAAGCAGCAAGGCGGCATCTATGAACAGCTTTGGGCTTATTACGCTTCCTGTGTGGACTTAACCAGCCCTGCGATTAACGAGTTTCTGCATTTACTGGAGGGAGAACTGCAACTCGAATGGCCCATCTTTAGGAGCAATCAAAGCGCCACTTGGCGCAATGAATCGCACTTCGATTGGTGGGGCACATTAGCCAAGCTGCGCTCGTATGGTCTCAATGGGGTTTTTATCAGTCAGGATGCGAATGTGCGACGCGACAATGGATCGCATTACGTGCTGATGTTGGCGCCACAAGCCGCTGAAGCAACGCCGTTCAACGAGCAGAGCATACAGGATTTGTATCTAGCCTTTGGCTTGGATAAATCAAGTGCCAAGCAGCTAACAGCAAAGCTCATGCAACTCGAGTGGCGACTGGGCAATTTGACGCTGCACTCGGttaacagcagcatcagcagtcTGGTCGAATGCACGCTGTCACAGCTGCAACAACGTTTGCCCCAATTGGATTGGCGACACTATCTCAGCAATCTGCTGTTGGAGCGACAGCCGGATGAGCAACTGTTGGTGCAAGTGCATTCGCTCAATGCAAGTTAtctgcagcaattgcaactgaTACTCGGACAGAGCTCGAATGAGACAATCTGCTATTACCTCATGTTCAAGCTGATCTATGCACTCAACACGGAACTGCCCATGAGCAGTGAAGGCGACACCAAGAGCCAATCGATGAGCTGTGTGCAACTGTTGCGTGGTcacatgccacttgccatTCACTACATCTACGAGATGCACAACTATGGCAAACGAAGGCAACAGACTGACGCAGCtctgcagcaactgcagcacaaATTACGCTTTGAGTTTGAGCAATTGTTGCTCGAGAATCACCTGCAACTTGGCAAGCAGGAGCAAGCCTATGTGCTGGAGGAATTGCATAGTCTGCGCCTCAAAATAGGCAACTTGCCACCGCGTCTGACAATGCAACAACTGCTGGAGTATTACAAGCAACTACAATTGCGCCCCAATGATTTCTATGGCAACacgttgcaactgttgcaattCTACAATCGAcgtgagcagcagctgcttagCAATAAGCCAAGCGTTTGGTCCTCACAGGATTACTATCAGCTGGCGGGAGTTGTTGAGCGCAGCTCATCGCCGGTGAAAATCTTTCAGAATGCCGTGTTGGTGCCGCAGGGTTACTTGCAGCTGCCGCTGTTCGATGTGCGTCTCCCGATGCTGCATCAGCATGCACAATTTGGCTTCATCCTTGCCCATGAGTTGCAACATGCCTTCGACCTTTTCCACATTGTTTACGATGCGCGAGGCAACTACAACGCCACCGGCTCGGAGGTGTTGCAGCACTTCGACAACTTTATCAGCTGCTACAGCAATGCACACAATGTGCCACAGCTGCAGCTCTCGGAGAGCATGGCCGACTTGGTTGGATTACGTTTGGCTTTTGCCTCCTACTTTGATCACAAGGAATCTGTGGTGGCGGATGAGCAACGCCCAGTTGGGAAATTCACAGCACAGCAGCTATTTTTCATTAACTCCGTGCAGTTTTTGTGCGCCAATATGCAACAGATAGGCGTTGCGGCAGGTTCGCAGGATGTCGAGCACGGGATGCACAATGAACGCGTTAATCGCAATTGGCCGCACCACGAACACTTTGCCGGCACCTTCAACTGCACTGTGGGTCAGGCAATGTATCAGCCGCAGACCTGTCGTTTGTGGTAA